A window of Vigna unguiculata cultivar IT97K-499-35 chromosome 4, ASM411807v1, whole genome shotgun sequence contains these coding sequences:
- the LOC114180380 gene encoding pentatricopeptide repeat-containing protein At4g35850, mitochondrial translates to MKFLQSLIVQSRHAARVGSLNGVSGLRFFAVSTEEYAKRNYANNVSEYNTVLGSLTAQRRNFLLRDVYHDMMLDGVKPTRDTFHSLVVGTMKGARMQDAFFFVDQMKTMGLLPDVTLYNFLISTCGKCKNSNKAIQILEEMKCMEVKPNVQTYICLLNACAADGRIDRVYAIVRDMIAAGLGLNKFCYAGLIVAHKNKTPLADDFSAKVIEFVEKSKMWSSVETNSANAENVMMGVTDEELYNLPTAEYIHRRGGFLNLPFTAYHTAFHAAADLKNVELTNTLLDMLNKDGKTPDVFIMMQVIRCYCHAGDIDLALQTFETHINEGRPIAAELFVTLAEGAMTGYTEKGMQIAQDILVRMNERNYFVNSKLGSELLLVAAGEKVRGYTTANYIWDMMRVRKINPSFPAVEAYYQGLKDREIPEDDPRLLMVSKTYDRMNRFGNRPT, encoded by the exons ATGAAGTTCCTTCAATCTCTCATTg TTCAATCACGTCATGCTGCGCGTGTCGGGTCACTGAATGGGGTTTCTGGACTCCGATTCTTCGCTGTTTCCACTGAAGAGTACGCCAAGAGAAACTATGCAAACAACGTTTCCGAGTACAACACTGTTTTGGGCTCTCTCACTGCACAAAGAAG GAATTTCTTGCTGAGAGATGTGTATCATGATATGATGCTTGATGGGGTGAAACCTACGCGCGACACTTTCCATTCCCTTGTTGTTGGAACTATGAAAGGAGCTAGGATGCAAGATGCTTTCTTCTTCGTGGACCAAATGAAAACTATGGGTTTGCTCCCTGAT GTTACTTTGTACAACTTTCTGATTTCGACTTGTGGAAAATGCAAGAACTCTAATAAGGCTATTCAG attttggAGGAAATGAAATGCATGGAAGTAAAGCCTAATGTACAAACCTACATCTGCTTGCTAAATGCTTGTGCTGCTGATGGACGCATAGACCGAGT GTATGCAATTGTCCGTGATATGATAGCTGCTGGTCTGGGATTGAACAAGTTCTGCTATGCTGGGCTTATAGTTGCACACAAGAATAAGACACCTCTTGCTGATGATTTTTCTGCAAAA GTCATTGAGTTTGTGGAGAAGTCAAAGATGTGGTCTTCAGTTGAAACCAACAGTGCCAATGCTGAGAATGTGATGATGGGTGTTACTGATGAAGAATTATACAACCTACCAACAGCAGAATATATTCATAGGCGTGGAGGGTTTTTGAATCTACCATTTACAGCTTATCACACTGCATTTCATGCTGCTGCAGACCTAAAAAATGTTGAG TTGACGAACACACTATTGGATATGCTCAACAAGGATGGAAAAACTCCTGATGTCTTTATTATGATGCAAGTAATCAG GTGCTATTGTCATGCAGGAGATATTGACCTTGCTCTTCAAACATTTGAGACTCACATAAACGAGGGAAGGCCTATTGCTGCAGAACTTTTTGTG ACCCTTGCAGAAGGGGCAATGACTGGGTACACTGAGAAAGGAATGCAAATTGCTCAAGATATTCTG GTAAGGATGAACGAAAGAAATTATTTTGTGAATAGCAAATTGGGAAGTGAGCTCCTGCTTGTAGCTGCAGGAGAAAAGGT CCGGGGATATACCACTGCTAACTACATATGGGACATGATGCGAGTTCGGAAAATTAACCCTTCATTTCCTGCAGTAGAAGCATATTACCAAGGCTTAAAA GATCGAGAGATACCTGAAGATGATCCAAGACTTCTTATGGTTTCTAAAACATATGACAGAATGAATAGATTCGGGAACAGACCAACTTAA